The genomic interval GCGCTGCATCCACCGCGAGATCGTCTTCATCATGGCGCGCGGCGAGTTCGCACGCCTGTTCGAAGAGTGGCCGGGCCCCTTCGCGCTTGCCCGATGAATTGAGCACCCGGCCGCGCTCGAGCAGCAAGCGCACGCGCACGAATGCCGGCAGGTCGCCCATCGCTTCGACTTCGTCGAGCGTCGCGTTGGCGTCATCAAAGCGGCGCTGCAGGCCCCGGGCTCGGGCGATCTGTGTCAGGAGCTCAGCCCGCGCGTGCGGGCTGGTCAGTCTGGTCAATTCCTCGACGAATCGCTGCTCGCTTGCTGCCGGATCGCCGAAGTTCCACATCGGCCGCCAGTCGCGCGAGAACGGGGCATGGTGCTGGTCGGTCATGATCAACTCGCCCGATTACGATCGTGAAGCGGCGCGCATTGGAACAGACACGAGCCGGACGGGGCATTCTACCCGTCCGGCTCGTGTGCCGGGTCTGCTCTCGCGCCGTATGGGCGGGATCATTCCGACTTCGGATCCATGATCTGCTGGGCGCGATCGACGAGTTGCACGAACTGCTGGCGATAGCCCTGCTTGTCGGCGCCTTCGCCGGCGCGGGCCCAGTCCATGACGGCGTTGAACGTCGCGCTGCCCTTGTACGCCGAGTCGCGCAGGATCATGCCGTAGGCCGCGACGGCCGCGGCGAACTTGAAGTCACCGCTGGCCGCATCCCACGATTTGCCTTGGTCGGCCACGGGAAACTCGACGAGCGTGCTCGTGTCGCCGTCGGGCTGCTTGTAGCGGAGTTTGACGGTCAGCAGCTCGCCGCTCGATGTCGCCAGATCGGTGAGCACCGCCGGCGCCTGGTAGCGCAGAGGATCGATTGTGGACTCCGCGTGGTCGGGCTGCTCAGCCTCCTGCTGCGCCGCGGCGCCGGCGCCCTCGGCGCTCTCCAGAGCGTGATCGGCGCCGCCGCGCGACGGCTCGGCCGGCGCGGCCAGCCCCGGCTCAGCCAGTGCCAGCGTTGCCGCTGGTTCAATCTCGTAGAGCGCCGTCACGCTGTGACCCGCGCCGATCTCGCCGGCGTCCTTGGTGTCATCATTGAAATCCTGCGCCGCCAGCGCGCGGTTCTCGTAGCCGAGCAGGCGGTACGACTTGACCACGGCCGGGTTGAACTCGACCTGGATCTTCACGTCCTTGGCGATGGTCACGAGCGAGCCGGACATCTGGTCGATCAGAACCTTCTGCGCCTCTTCGATGGTGTCGATGTAAGCGCACATGCCGTTGCCCTTGTCGGCGAGTTGCTCGAGCATGGCGTCGTTGAGGTTGCCCATGCCGAACCCGAGCGTGGTGAGGAACACGCCTGACTTGGCCTTGTCTTCGATGAGGCGGATGAGATCACCCTGGCTCGTGACGCCGACGTTGAAGTCGCCGTCGGTGGCGAGAATGACGCGGTTGACGCCGTCCTTGATGAAATGCTCCTGCGCCACCTGGTAGGCCAGTTCGATGCCGGCCCCGCCGTTGGTCGAGCCGCCGGCGCTGAGTCGATCGAGCGCGCCGAGGATGGTGTCCCGTTCGGAGACAAACGTCGAATCGAGCACCAGGCCCGACGCCCCGGCGTAGACGACGATCGCCACGCGATCATCGACGGTGAGGTTGTCAACGAGGCGCATCAGGCCTTGCTTGACCAGCGGCAACTTGCTCGGCTCGTTCATCGAGCCGGACACATCGAGCAGGAAGACGAGATTCGTCGCCGGCCGATCGTCGCGGGGAATCTCCATGCCCTTGATGCCGATGCGCACGAGGCGGTGCTCCGGCTGCCAGGGGCACGCGGCCACTTCGACGTTGGCGCGGAACGGGTGATCATCGCCCGGCGAAGGCGCCTCGTAGTCG from Phycisphaerales bacterium carries:
- a CDS encoding von Willebrand factor type A domain-containing protein, giving the protein MNDMTNNDPRLTAYALGELDDAERAEFESLLADRQDLRAEVDAIRSLAGELHEELMSEPAPALSGKQRDAIRARAQDAPSLRLVGEDDRTFRPAAWWWRAGVSGAAAVLLLGVALPMMMRGRGRSGELAIESRDNALAPTEPTSAAGDSRGPDLSNELGTQLEAARRESEELHAIVDEVKPTDAPAETAFPWQAGAPDSELKKAKDDALYIAGYVEAREELEDLQRWSDLNRDQPLRPSTNSISLLDSTSRAQVRQRRLTQNLAPARFAGEDDDESQQLYYGRTVQEGERDFFDGDLASRDRFNPIVENTFLAPIDAPLSTFSIDVDTASYSMVRRQLREGRRPSPDSVRLEELINYFDYDYEAPSPGDDHPFRANVEVAACPWQPEHRLVRIGIKGMEIPRDDRPATNLVFLLDVSGSMNEPSKLPLVKQGLMRLVDNLTVDDRVAIVVYAGASGLVLDSTFVSERDTILGALDRLSAGGSTNGGAGIELAYQVAQEHFIKDGVNRVILATDGDFNVGVTSQGDLIRLIEDKAKSGVFLTTLGFGMGNLNDAMLEQLADKGNGMCAYIDTIEEAQKVLIDQMSGSLVTIAKDVKIQVEFNPAVVKSYRLLGYENRALAAQDFNDDTKDAGEIGAGHSVTALYEIEPAATLALAEPGLAAPAEPSRGGADHALESAEGAGAAAQQEAEQPDHAESTIDPLRYQAPAVLTDLATSSGELLTVKLRYKQPDGDTSTLVEFPVADQGKSWDAASGDFKFAAAVAAYGMILRDSAYKGSATFNAVMDWARAGEGADKQGYRQQFVQLVDRAQQIMDPKSE